A single region of the Pseudomonas granadensis genome encodes:
- a CDS encoding sugar ABC transporter ATPase → MNTQSIIVPKISTLPVHEPRARAIVRWLVRKNIVEEQLTTCGRTGNRMAHAIADGARAVVLHPEALPFGEPINGLEIITKRCIYTPAKGFLEEAGCAECRREVGEALFESLEDWFPGRTDNFTCPECGHEDDINGFLFLQECAFSNLGFIFNNWLEAGFKQSFIDEFADWLDQPVSWVKVEL, encoded by the coding sequence ATGAACACGCAAAGCATCATCGTCCCGAAAATCTCCACCCTGCCGGTGCACGAACCCCGGGCGCGGGCGATCGTGCGGTGGCTGGTGCGCAAGAACATTGTCGAAGAACAACTGACCACCTGCGGGCGCACCGGCAACCGCATGGCCCACGCCATCGCCGACGGCGCCCGCGCGGTGGTGCTGCACCCCGAAGCGCTACCGTTCGGTGAGCCAATCAATGGCCTGGAGATCATCACCAAGCGCTGCATCTATACCCCGGCCAAAGGCTTTCTCGAAGAAGCCGGTTGCGCCGAATGCCGCCGCGAAGTCGGCGAAGCGCTGTTCGAAAGTCTGGAAGACTGGTTTCCCGGCCGCACCGACAATTTCACCTGCCCGGAATGCGGGCATGAAGACGACATCAACGGGTTCCTGTTCTTGCAGGAATGCGCGTTTTCCAACCTCGGTTTCATCTTCAACAACTGGCTGGAGGCCGGGTTCAAGCAGAGCTTCATCGACGAGTTCGCCGACTGGCTCGATCAACCTGTCTCGTGGGTCAAGGTGGAGCTGTAG
- the treR gene encoding trehalose operon repressor, translating into MSKYNQIYNDLLASITTERLERGARLPSETELMDSYQASRGTVRKAIELLQERGFAQKIHGKGTFVLSTNPIEFQLGGIVSFQETYPRLGNDVSTEVVELSQFALEGALLEHIHAEPGSLITRIKRVRRIDGKRVILDINHFVSEVIPGLSLDIAEQSIYAHIEQTLQLQIAYAQRTIEAVPRSKDDQLHLDLDGQSHVIVVSNQTFLQDGRQFEYTESRHTLDKFYFSDVARR; encoded by the coding sequence ATGAGCAAATACAACCAGATCTACAACGATCTGCTGGCCAGCATCACCACTGAACGCCTGGAGCGCGGTGCCCGCCTGCCGTCCGAAACCGAACTCATGGACAGCTACCAGGCCAGCCGCGGCACGGTGCGCAAGGCGATCGAATTGCTGCAGGAACGCGGTTTCGCCCAGAAAATCCACGGCAAAGGCACCTTCGTACTTTCGACAAACCCGATCGAGTTTCAGCTCGGCGGCATCGTCAGCTTTCAAGAGACTTACCCGCGCCTGGGCAACGACGTCAGCACCGAAGTGGTCGAGCTGAGCCAGTTTGCCCTCGAAGGCGCCCTGCTCGAACACATCCATGCCGAACCCGGCAGCCTGATTACGCGGATCAAACGCGTGCGGCGGATCGACGGCAAACGGGTGATCCTCGACATCAACCACTTCGTCAGCGAGGTGATTCCCGGCCTGTCTCTGGATATCGCCGAGCAGTCGATCTACGCCCACATCGAGCAGACCCTGCAATTACAGATCGCCTACGCCCAGCGCACCATCGAAGCCGTACCACGCAGCAAGGACGATCAACTGCATCTGGACCTCGACGGTCAGAGCCACGTCATCGTGGTCAGCAACCAGACCTTTCTGCAGGACGGCCGCCAGTTCGAATACACCGAATCACGGCATACGCTGGACAAGTTTTATTTTTCGGATGTGGCGCGGCGTTGA
- a CDS encoding membrane-targeted effector domain-containing toxin, whose amino-acid sequence MTAPERRLLPNAADKTALKALATTLVTTCPGLYDAARQVASELLMAKGLSGLDPDRVYFHRFKTAQSSTLTFTGWEHLLEKPYETLTLTQLVIHRFRATDQDNADLLGLYGGFYSEGPDAENFNQGNEVRLLGSDVLKVFWEVDFSTRYTEQLSKFWRNSADDFRVLAKCNFLSQAVQALQQNDLGGDDFQRIIASVIGPITWPVTLQMLRTTYPVGTEVRALDVDDHVATDVLRLVEDSGRQTLYLPGESPAFRLMDTEADLHWWLLEQMNYEDKRSAFLKHFPLAESHRITENLTDLMNRLVSAWGHSNHQMINRSNVAVAGDAFTWLSESTRSAMVAEAQLVLTSNSDLSKKLWIGYLSAGLKVFGPMAAVGWPAALPLIGASIANMGLNIDQAVNGATAAERKKGLANAVLNGIEIVMDVPFLIGTGAHLEVGPQVEFAEAEEMAGLIEFTSANTPLLPPVESLPATVIEEAGDELANDLPVETPPATSQTSTTATVPVPGIPARYRCNEVLVPDAVQADPGKFEGIYRLDKEPRYAIKIGNDAYYVRYFDDSEESGHWAIVNPERPNQFAYSLPVRFGAGGKWERIPALRLRGGGQCVGKACIPDADTTSEPSSTTPSPELPLVEPIPSSARPLRLVTPLHEVKGMDMPALRRWAMNLPETSATLPGAARDNRSTAEAFAAYFGERRAILLNEAKEFYSQLSWANLPPRPVIPQVTPAMPTGELIDSIFANSNGLVIGETLDRIVSMRFMIENMPAFARHINMLYVRGLLSDFAQTDLNEFFLSGEMSQDLRTYLISLGTDPNERFNVLELVKTAQANGIRVQGLDAAQNYKPKVPLTSIEEQLMRIRLSSRIIRSDAILNRPGKWVALSAATDTNTFRNVPGISEHVGGIGLRIEEISSAEEAGVSIDPGLEVVRGPFDNGASTRASVDVLYADLRLQIESSLPQWTPAAQEKLLHRNGMFIFEKNQNAYTLVRRDSSGNLVRTAVNSRRDGQVYIWAQSMPRISGIMFRDLAALSERLIEIGLTLQSRLPT is encoded by the coding sequence ATGACCGCTCCCGAACGCCGTCTGCTGCCCAACGCAGCAGACAAAACCGCCCTGAAAGCCCTCGCCACGACCCTCGTGACGACCTGCCCGGGTCTGTATGACGCGGCGCGTCAAGTTGCCAGCGAACTGCTGATGGCCAAAGGTCTGTCCGGCCTCGATCCCGACCGGGTGTATTTCCATCGTTTCAAAACTGCGCAGAGCAGCACGCTGACCTTTACCGGCTGGGAACATTTGCTGGAAAAGCCCTACGAAACGCTGACCCTCACGCAACTGGTCATTCATCGCTTTCGTGCGACAGATCAAGACAACGCCGACCTGCTCGGCCTCTACGGTGGCTTTTATTCGGAGGGTCCGGACGCCGAGAATTTCAATCAAGGCAATGAAGTGCGCTTGCTGGGCAGCGATGTTCTGAAGGTGTTCTGGGAAGTCGATTTCAGCACGCGCTACACCGAGCAATTGAGCAAATTCTGGCGAAACTCGGCGGATGATTTTCGTGTTCTGGCCAAGTGCAACTTCCTCAGTCAGGCGGTGCAAGCGCTGCAACAGAATGACTTGGGGGGCGATGACTTTCAGCGCATCATCGCCTCGGTCATCGGGCCCATTACCTGGCCCGTCACTCTGCAAATGCTGCGAACGACCTACCCGGTCGGCACGGAGGTACGCGCCCTGGATGTCGATGACCACGTCGCCACCGATGTGCTGCGTCTGGTCGAAGACAGCGGCCGGCAGACCCTTTACCTGCCAGGCGAATCCCCGGCTTTTCGCTTGATGGACACGGAAGCTGATCTGCATTGGTGGCTGCTTGAGCAGATGAATTACGAGGACAAACGCAGCGCATTCCTCAAGCATTTCCCGCTCGCCGAGAGTCACCGCATCACCGAGAACCTTACCGATCTGATGAACCGCCTGGTGAGCGCCTGGGGCCATAGCAATCACCAGATGATCAATCGCAGCAATGTCGCTGTCGCCGGTGACGCGTTCACCTGGTTAAGCGAATCGACGCGCAGCGCCATGGTCGCCGAGGCACAGCTGGTGCTGACCTCCAACAGCGACCTGAGCAAAAAACTCTGGATAGGTTATTTGAGCGCCGGTCTGAAAGTATTCGGCCCGATGGCGGCGGTGGGTTGGCCTGCGGCGTTGCCGTTGATCGGCGCGAGCATCGCCAACATGGGGCTGAATATCGATCAGGCCGTCAACGGCGCCACAGCCGCCGAACGCAAAAAGGGTCTAGCCAATGCAGTGCTCAACGGTATTGAAATCGTAATGGATGTGCCGTTTCTGATCGGCACGGGCGCGCATCTGGAAGTCGGCCCGCAAGTCGAGTTTGCCGAAGCCGAAGAAATGGCCGGGTTGATCGAGTTCACTTCGGCGAACACGCCTCTCCTGCCCCCTGTGGAGTCGCTGCCAGCCACGGTGATTGAAGAAGCCGGCGATGAGTTGGCAAACGACCTTCCCGTCGAAACGCCCCCTGCCACATCCCAGACCTCCACGACTGCCACTGTCCCCGTGCCAGGCATTCCTGCCCGCTACCGATGCAACGAGGTGCTGGTACCGGACGCCGTCCAGGCGGACCCTGGGAAATTTGAAGGCATCTATCGTCTCGACAAGGAGCCACGCTACGCGATCAAAATCGGCAACGACGCGTATTACGTGCGCTACTTTGACGATTCCGAGGAGAGCGGACACTGGGCGATCGTCAATCCCGAGCGTCCCAATCAGTTCGCTTATTCGCTGCCCGTACGCTTCGGTGCTGGCGGCAAGTGGGAACGCATCCCTGCGTTGCGGCTCAGGGGCGGCGGTCAATGCGTGGGCAAGGCTTGCATACCGGACGCTGACACGACCTCCGAGCCGTCTTCCACCACGCCCTCGCCGGAGCTGCCATTGGTCGAGCCGATTCCTTCGTCTGCCCGTCCACTGCGTCTGGTCACGCCGCTTCACGAAGTGAAGGGAATGGACATGCCGGCACTCAGAAGGTGGGCGATGAACCTGCCTGAAACCTCCGCGACGCTGCCCGGCGCCGCCCGCGACAATCGATCGACTGCCGAGGCGTTTGCCGCCTACTTCGGCGAAAGGCGCGCCATTCTGCTCAACGAGGCAAAGGAGTTCTACTCGCAACTGAGCTGGGCCAACCTGCCCCCACGGCCGGTCATTCCGCAGGTCACTCCAGCGATGCCGACGGGCGAACTGATCGACAGCATTTTCGCCAACAGCAATGGACTGGTGATTGGCGAGACGCTGGATCGCATCGTCAGCATGCGCTTCATGATCGAAAACATGCCGGCGTTCGCACGGCACATCAATATGCTGTATGTCCGTGGATTGCTCAGTGATTTTGCTCAGACTGATCTCAACGAATTCTTCCTGTCGGGAGAGATGTCGCAGGACCTGCGTACCTATTTGATCAGCCTTGGCACCGACCCCAATGAGAGGTTTAACGTCCTGGAGTTGGTGAAGACCGCACAGGCCAATGGCATCCGGGTCCAGGGCCTTGACGCTGCGCAAAACTACAAGCCGAAGGTACCGCTCACCTCGATTGAAGAACAACTGATGCGCATTCGCCTGAGCAGCCGAATCATAAGGAGTGACGCAATTCTCAACAGACCGGGCAAATGGGTTGCCTTGAGCGCGGCAACCGATACCAATACCTTCAGAAATGTGCCGGGAATAAGCGAACACGTGGGCGGCATCGGTTTACGGATCGAGGAAATCTCGTCCGCAGAGGAAGCAGGCGTCAGTATCGATCCCGGTCTGGAAGTCGTGCGTGGCCCGTTTGATAACGGCGCATCGACCCGTGCCTCGGTCGACGTGCTTTACGCAGACCTGCGTTTGCAAATCGAATCATCTTTGCCGCAATGGACGCCTGCAGCGCAGGAAAAGCTGCTGCACCGCAATGGCATGTTCATTTTCGAAAAAAACCAGAATGCCTACACACTGGTACGCCGCGACAGCTCAGGCAATCTGGTGCGAACAGCGGTGAATAGCCGAAGGGACGGCCAGGTCTACATTTGGGCCCAGTCGATGCCTCGCATCAGCGGCATCATGTTCCGCGACCTCGCCGCGCTATCCGAACGGCTGATAGAGATCGGCCTGACCCTGCAAAGCCGCCTGCCCACCTGA
- the xseA gene encoding exodeoxyribonuclease VII large subunit: MIKDPFARLGLDREVLTVSQLNGRARVLLEDVFSNIWVEGEISNLARPASGHVYFTLKDSGAQVRCALFRQNAARVRQALKDGLAVKVRGKVSLFEGRGDYQLILDTVEPAGDGALRLAFDALKEKLSAEGLFSAERKVPLPAHPQRIGIISSPTGAVIRDIISVFRRRAPQIQLTLIPTAVQGREATAQIVRALKMADARGFDALILARGGGSLEDLWCFNEEAVARAVDACVTPIVSAVGHETDVSISDFVADVRAPTPSAAAELLAPDSSHLIRQVESLHRRLVMRMRDRLMRDRLRLEGMARRLRHPGERLRQQAQRLDDLDMRMRRAFERHLNTRRERLIRLETRLAGQHPGRQLAMLRQRLDSLADRLPRAMREGLKNRRLQLHSQMQTLHVVSPLATLGRGYSILLDERGHAIRDAAQTHTGQRLKAKLGEGELQVRVEDNHLTPVTLSLLD; the protein is encoded by the coding sequence ATGATTAAAGATCCCTTTGCAAGACTTGGCCTGGACCGTGAAGTCCTGACCGTCAGCCAGCTCAACGGCCGCGCGCGGGTGTTGCTGGAAGACGTGTTCAGCAACATCTGGGTCGAAGGTGAAATTTCCAACCTCGCCCGCCCGGCGTCGGGGCATGTGTATTTCACTCTCAAGGACAGCGGCGCCCAAGTGCGTTGCGCGTTGTTCCGGCAAAACGCCGCGCGGGTGCGTCAGGCGTTGAAGGACGGCTTGGCGGTGAAAGTGCGCGGCAAGGTCTCGCTGTTCGAAGGCCGTGGCGACTACCAGCTGATTCTCGACACGGTAGAACCGGCCGGTGACGGCGCGTTGCGCCTGGCCTTCGATGCGCTGAAGGAAAAACTCAGCGCCGAAGGTCTGTTCAGCGCCGAACGCAAAGTGCCGCTGCCGGCTCATCCGCAGCGCATCGGCATCATCAGTTCGCCGACCGGCGCGGTGATTCGCGACATCATCAGTGTGTTCCGCCGCCGCGCGCCGCAGATCCAGTTGACGTTGATTCCCACCGCCGTACAGGGCCGCGAAGCCACCGCGCAAATCGTCCGTGCATTGAAAATGGCCGATGCTCGCGGTTTCGACGCGCTGATCCTCGCCCGTGGCGGCGGTTCGCTGGAAGATCTCTGGTGCTTCAACGAGGAAGCCGTCGCGCGTGCCGTCGATGCCTGCGTGACGCCGATCGTCAGCGCAGTAGGCCATGAAACCGACGTATCGATCAGCGACTTTGTCGCCGACGTGCGTGCGCCGACACCGTCCGCCGCAGCCGAACTGCTTGCGCCAGACTCGAGCCATTTGATCCGTCAGGTCGAAAGCCTGCATCGCCGTCTGGTGATGCGCATGCGTGATCGTTTGATGCGCGACCGCCTGCGGCTGGAAGGCATGGCCCGGCGTTTGCGTCATCCCGGTGAGCGTTTGCGCCAGCAGGCGCAGCGTCTGGATGATCTGGACATGCGCATGCGCCGGGCGTTCGAGCGTCATCTCAACACCCGCCGCGAACGCCTGATCCGTCTGGAAACCCGCCTCGCCGGGCAACATCCGGGTCGCCAGTTGGCGATGCTGCGCCAGCGTCTCGACAGCCTCGCCGACCGCTTGCCCCGGGCCATGCGTGAAGGCCTGAAAAACCGTCGTCTGCAACTGCACAGCCAGATGCAGACCCTGCATGTGGTCAGCCCGCTGGCAACCCTCGGTCGTGGCTACAGCATTTTGCTCGACGAACGCGGCCACGCGATCCGCGACGCCGCGCAGACCCACACCGGCCAGCGCCTCAAAGCCAAACTGGGCGAAGGCGAGCTGCAAGTGCGCGTCGAGGATAACCACCTGACGCCCGTCACCCTCTCTTTACTGGACTGA
- the guaB gene encoding IMP dehydrogenase, with protein sequence MLRISQEALTFDDILLVPGYSEVLPNEVSLKTRLTRGIELNIPLVSAAMDTVTEARLAIAMAQEGGIGIIHKNMTIEQQAAEVRKVKKFEAGVVKDPITIEADATVRDLFELTRLHNISGVPVLHDGDLVGIVTSRDVRFENRLEATVREVMTPKERLVTVKEGADKNDVRELLHKHRIERVLIVDDKFALKGMMTVNDIEKAKAYPLASKDDQGRLRVGAAVGTGKDTGDRVTALVNAGVDVVVVDTAHGHSKGVIDRVRWVKENFPEVQVIGGNIATGAAAKALAEAGADAVKVGIGPGSICTTRIVAGVGVPQISAIANVAAALEGTGVPLIADGGIRFSGDLSKAIVAGASCVMMGSMFAGTEEAPGEIELFQGRSYKAYRGMGSLGAMSQAQGSSDRYFQDSSAGAEKLVPEGIEGRVPYKGTLSAIIHQLMGGLRSSMGYTGSANIEEMRTKPEFVRITGAGMAESHVHDVQITKEAPNYRVG encoded by the coding sequence ATGCTGCGTATCAGCCAAGAAGCTCTGACATTCGACGACATTCTCCTAGTGCCCGGTTATTCCGAGGTACTTCCCAACGAAGTCAGTCTCAAGACCCGTCTTACCCGTGGCATCGAACTGAATATTCCTCTGGTTTCTGCCGCCATGGACACCGTTACTGAAGCCCGTCTGGCAATCGCCATGGCTCAGGAAGGTGGCATCGGCATTATCCACAAGAACATGACCATCGAGCAGCAAGCTGCCGAAGTGCGCAAGGTCAAGAAGTTCGAAGCCGGTGTGGTCAAGGATCCCATCACCATCGAGGCCGATGCCACGGTGCGTGATCTGTTCGAACTGACCCGTCTGCACAATATTTCCGGCGTTCCGGTACTGCACGATGGCGACCTGGTCGGCATCGTCACTTCCCGTGACGTACGTTTCGAAAACCGTCTGGAAGCCACTGTCCGCGAAGTGATGACGCCTAAAGAGCGTCTGGTCACGGTCAAGGAAGGCGCCGACAAGAACGACGTACGCGAACTGCTGCACAAGCACCGCATCGAGCGCGTGCTGATCGTCGACGACAAATTCGCCCTCAAAGGCATGATGACCGTCAACGACATCGAAAAAGCCAAAGCCTACCCGCTGGCCAGCAAGGACGATCAAGGTCGTCTGCGTGTCGGCGCGGCGGTCGGCACCGGTAAAGACACCGGTGATCGCGTCACGGCATTGGTCAACGCTGGCGTGGACGTGGTGGTGGTCGACACCGCGCACGGTCATTCCAAAGGCGTGATCGACCGCGTTCGCTGGGTCAAAGAGAACTTCCCTGAAGTGCAGGTGATCGGCGGCAACATCGCCACCGGCGCCGCTGCCAAGGCGCTGGCCGAAGCGGGCGCCGACGCAGTCAAGGTCGGTATCGGCCCTGGCTCGATCTGCACCACCCGTATCGTCGCCGGTGTCGGCGTGCCGCAAATCAGCGCAATCGCCAACGTCGCCGCCGCCCTTGAAGGCACCGGTGTGCCGTTGATCGCCGACGGCGGCATCCGCTTCTCCGGTGACCTGTCCAAGGCCATCGTCGCCGGTGCGTCCTGCGTGATGATGGGTTCGATGTTCGCCGGTACTGAAGAAGCCCCGGGCGAGATCGAGCTGTTCCAGGGCCGTTCGTACAAGGCTTATCGCGGCATGGGTTCGCTGGGCGCCATGTCCCAGGCCCAGGGTTCTTCCGATCGCTACTTCCAGGATTCCTCGGCCGGTGCCGAGAAGCTGGTACCGGAAGGCATCGAAGGCCGCGTGCCGTACAAAGGCACCCTGAGCGCGATCATTCACCAGTTGATGGGCGGTCTGCGTTCCTCGATGGGTTACACCGGCAGCGCCAACATCGAAGAAATGCGCACCAAACCTGAGTTCGTGCGGATCACCGGTGCCGGCATGGCCGAATCCCACGTTCACGACGTGCAGATCACCAAGGAAGCGCCAAACTATCGGGTCGGCTAA
- a CDS encoding M23 family metallopeptidase — protein MPRFLAPLFLLCLTFNAHADSYITRLLNKPVPGGVAVVDLGAAAQAPKATYQGKPVLVVKEQNNWLAIVGVPLTVKPGAQQISSGGRTLPFTVGSKKYPEQRITLKNKQQVNPDQSNLKRIEGELAEQIKAYRSFSPNTPSNLLLDKPVNGPLSSKFGVRRFFNGEERNPHAGLDFAVPAGTPIKTPAAGKVILIGSYFFNGNTVFVDHGQGFISMFCHMSKIDVKNGQQLARGAVVGKVGATGRATGPHMHWNVSLNDARVDPAIFIGAFQS, from the coding sequence ATGCCGCGCTTTCTCGCTCCGCTGTTTTTGCTGTGCCTGACCTTCAACGCCCACGCCGACAGTTACATCACTCGCCTGTTGAACAAACCAGTGCCGGGCGGCGTCGCGGTGGTGGATCTGGGCGCGGCAGCACAAGCGCCGAAAGCCACGTATCAGGGCAAACCGGTGCTGGTGGTGAAAGAACAGAACAACTGGCTGGCGATCGTCGGCGTGCCGCTGACCGTCAAACCCGGTGCGCAGCAGATCAGCAGCGGCGGCCGGACTTTGCCGTTCACCGTGGGCAGCAAGAAATACCCGGAGCAGCGCATCACCCTGAAGAACAAGCAGCAGGTCAATCCGGATCAGTCGAACCTTAAACGCATCGAGGGCGAACTGGCCGAGCAGATCAAGGCCTATCGCAGCTTCAGCCCGAACACGCCGAGCAACCTGCTGCTGGACAAACCGGTCAACGGGCCGCTGTCGAGCAAGTTCGGGGTGCGCCGTTTCTTCAATGGCGAAGAACGCAACCCCCACGCCGGTCTCGACTTCGCGGTGCCAGCCGGTACGCCGATCAAGACGCCGGCGGCGGGCAAGGTGATTTTGATCGGTAGCTACTTTTTCAACGGCAACACCGTGTTCGTCGACCATGGCCAGGGCTTTATCAGCATGTTCTGCCATATGTCGAAGATCGACGTGAAGAACGGCCAGCAACTGGCTCGTGGCGCGGTGGTCGGTAAGGTCGGCGCCACCGGCCGGGCGACCGGGCCGCACATGCACTGGAATGTCAGCCTGAATGATGCGCGGGTGGATCCGGCGATTTTCATTGGTGCCTTCCAGTCTTGA
- the guaA gene encoding glutamine-hydrolyzing GMP synthase: MALDIHAHRILILDFGSQYTQLIARRVREIGVYCELHPFDMDEDAIREFAPKGVILAGGPESVHEANSPRCPQAVFDLGVPVFGICYGMQTMAEQLGGKVEGSELREFGYARVDVVGKSRLLDGIEDHIDADGLFGLDVWMSHGDKVTKMPEDFHILASTPSCPIAGMFNDDRAYYGVQFHPEVTHTKQGGRILSRFVLDICGCEALWTPSKIAEDAIANIRAQVGTDNVLLGLSGGVDSSVVAALLHKAIGDQLTCVFVDNGLLRLHEGEQVMAMFAENMGVKVIRANAEEQFLNNLAGEADPEKKRKIIGRTFIDVFDAQSNKLENIKYLAQGTIYPDVIESAGAKSGKAHVIKSHHNVGGLPEEMNLKLVEPLRELFKDEVRRLGLELGLPYDMVYRHPFPGPGLGVRILGEVKKEYADLLRRADHIFIEELRKADWYHKVSQAFVVFQPVKSVGVVGDGRRYAWVVALRAVETIDFMTARWAHLPYELLETVSGRIINEIEGISRVTYDVSSKPPATIEWE; the protein is encoded by the coding sequence ATGGCCCTCGACATTCACGCTCACCGCATCCTGATCCTCGACTTCGGTTCGCAATACACCCAACTGATTGCCCGCCGCGTGCGCGAGATCGGCGTGTACTGCGAACTGCACCCGTTCGACATGGACGAAGATGCGATCCGCGAATTCGCCCCTAAAGGCGTCATCCTCGCCGGCGGCCCTGAGTCCGTGCACGAAGCCAACAGCCCGCGCTGCCCGCAGGCGGTGTTCGATCTGGGCGTTCCGGTATTCGGCATCTGCTACGGCATGCAGACCATGGCCGAGCAACTGGGCGGCAAGGTTGAAGGTTCCGAGCTGCGTGAGTTCGGTTACGCCCGCGTTGACGTGGTTGGCAAGAGCCGTCTGCTCGACGGCATCGAAGACCACATCGACGCCGACGGCCTGTTCGGCCTCGACGTGTGGATGAGCCACGGTGACAAAGTCACGAAGATGCCGGAAGACTTCCACATCCTCGCCAGCACCCCGAGCTGCCCGATCGCCGGCATGTTCAACGACGATCGCGCGTACTACGGCGTGCAGTTCCACCCGGAAGTGACCCACACCAAGCAGGGTGGCCGCATCCTCTCGCGTTTCGTGCTCGACATCTGCGGCTGCGAAGCCCTGTGGACGCCGTCGAAAATCGCTGAAGACGCGATCGCCAACATCCGCGCTCAGGTCGGCACCGACAACGTCCTGTTGGGCCTGTCCGGCGGTGTCGACTCCTCGGTCGTTGCTGCGCTGTTGCACAAAGCCATCGGTGATCAACTGACCTGCGTGTTCGTCGACAACGGTCTGCTGCGTCTGCACGAAGGCGAGCAAGTGATGGCCATGTTCGCCGAGAACATGGGCGTCAAGGTGATCCGCGCCAACGCCGAAGAGCAGTTCCTCAACAACCTGGCCGGCGAAGCCGACCCGGAGAAGAAGCGCAAGATCATTGGCCGTACCTTCATCGACGTGTTCGATGCCCAGTCCAACAAACTGGAAAACATCAAATACCTCGCTCAGGGCACCATCTACCCGGACGTGATCGAGTCGGCTGGCGCAAAAAGCGGCAAGGCTCACGTGATCAAGTCGCACCACAACGTGGGCGGCCTGCCGGAAGAGATGAACCTGAAATTGGTCGAGCCACTGCGCGAACTGTTCAAGGACGAAGTCCGTCGTCTGGGCCTGGAACTCGGCCTGCCGTACGACATGGTCTACCGTCACCCGTTCCCGGGCCCGGGCCTGGGCGTGCGTATCCTCGGCGAAGTGAAAAAGGAATACGCCGACCTGCTGCGTCGTGCCGACCACATCTTCATCGAAGAACTGCGCAAGGCCGACTGGTACCACAAGGTCAGCCAGGCTTTTGTGGTGTTCCAGCCAGTCAAATCGGTGGGCGTGGTCGGCGACGGCCGTCGTTACGCCTGGGTCGTGGCCCTGCGTGCCGTAGAAACCATCGACTTCATGACCGCGCGTTGGGCACACCTGCCTTACGAACTGCTGGAAACCGTCTCCGGCCGCATCATCAATGAAATCGAAGGTATCTCGCGCGTCACCTACGACGTGTCGAGCAAGCCACCGGCGACGATTGAGTGGGAGTGA
- a CDS encoding sulfite exporter TauE/SafE family protein produces MDIMELLGAWSWGAGGWAAIGLGIALAYIVFGIAGFGTALVAGPILILFMPLSKIVPLLVLLDFVAAFGNLLPSRRDVARPELLRLLPCMAVGCTLGVIFLLNLKSDVLLLLMGLFISAYAIYSLWIKARPAQLSAAWAVPMGTVGGLFGALFGSGGFLYAIYLNSRLSKEAARATQSALISCSTVVRLSLFIIAGVYAELPLLILALCLLPAMALGLWIGRRLSMKLSREAFVRLVTWLVLASGIALIGRYFST; encoded by the coding sequence ATGGACATTATGGAGCTGTTGGGGGCGTGGTCATGGGGCGCGGGCGGTTGGGCGGCGATCGGGCTGGGCATTGCTTTGGCCTACATCGTCTTCGGCATCGCCGGTTTCGGTACGGCACTGGTCGCGGGGCCGATTCTGATTCTGTTCATGCCGCTGTCGAAGATCGTGCCGCTGCTGGTGCTGCTGGATTTTGTCGCGGCGTTCGGCAATCTGCTGCCGTCGCGGCGAGATGTCGCCAGGCCCGAGTTGTTGCGGCTGCTGCCGTGCATGGCGGTCGGTTGCACGCTGGGGGTGATCTTTCTGCTCAACCTCAAATCCGATGTGCTGCTGTTATTGATGGGGCTGTTCATCAGCGCCTATGCGATCTACAGCCTGTGGATCAAAGCGCGGCCGGCGCAGTTGTCGGCGGCATGGGCCGTGCCGATGGGGACGGTGGGCGGGTTGTTCGGTGCGTTGTTTGGCAGTGGCGGGTTTCTCTACGCGATCTATCTCAACAGCCGCTTATCCAAAGAAGCCGCGCGGGCCACGCAAAGTGCGCTGATCAGTTGCAGCACTGTGGTGCGCCTGAGTCTGTTCATTATCGCGGGCGTGTATGCCGAGCTACCCTTGTTGATATTGGCGCTGTGCCTGTTGCCGGCGATGGCGCTGGGCTTGTGGATCGGCCGGCGACTGAGCATGAAGTTGTCGCGCGAGGCGTTTGTGCGGCTGGTGACGTGGCTGGTGCTGGCCAGCGGGATTGCTCTGATCGGGCGTTATTTCAGCACTTGA